The Danaus plexippus chromosome 17, MEX_DaPlex, whole genome shotgun sequence genome contains the following window.
ctaaTAAGTGGTCTGGAAGTAGAATTTACTTTTATCCATAGTAAAGTTCTGTAGTATATAGTTACCAGAAACTGAATGTTTGTAACTAACTTGTTattgatgtaaatattaaatatacctgATAAGAATGATTTGTACAAGTGTATGAATCATTATTAGTCATTTAAGTATAAGTTACTaatcttttcatattataaaggtacataataataaacacaacatataatattatgcgAGTCTTTCCTTCATACTtagtaacttaaataattagaaCAATACATAATGATtcacaatgttttataaagattcttagcatattaattttcatgttaTTTACACCTAAATTAGGTAATTGAAGGTTTATTAATCATTTCGTGGTTTATCCTCCACTTGAAATTGTTATTGTGATGAGTTTTTTGTTTCGCGACATGaggtaaatgttttaatatgatttaaacataaaaaaacattttaacgaaaaattatgacaaaaaagAAAACCGGTTTATGATCTCATTTCCTCATAAATACGCAATCGCCTTGGGATTTACTGTATTCAAAATTCTAGAAGGTGAATGTGGgtaaacttaaaaaacaatgtttctgCGAGATGATCATGAGAGTTAGCGATTGGTAATGAcgcataataataaaatataatcatagcACTTACGTATTCCGCTACGTATAATAGAAACAGACAGCCAAAGATGGTTGGTAGAAATCTTCGCGAAAACAATCCTCCCATTTCAGCCATGGTGGCGAAAAAAACTTTACGATTACAGGCTATGTAGATTTAACGTTGTCATATCATAATTATACaccacttttatatatatatttaaaggattTTACTGGAAACAGTTGCGCGACGCACTATCCTTATTCAGCCATGTACAAAACTTGATTGAATCAAGaacataaagtattattacacACAGAAATTAATGACTGTCTATCAAAGACTATTTAATCAAGCCATAGACaatattgcaatattatatccgattttctaaaattaataaaaaattaacattttggttaaagttaacaaaaataaataatattttgtaaaatatttgaggaagtaaacaaagttattgcatttaatttatttcggtCAATTTGAAAGTACTGAAGTGTCCATGTCAATTGTCATTGTTTTGTCATCTTGTCATTTCTCTAGTCTCCTATCCTACAATCGTTTATTGTTGTAAAGATTCATAACAATTAACAACAAACTCTAACTAAGACGTAgagtaaatgtttatataatatatttaataaattaaactaggCAGTATAATGGAGGTTGGgactgtaatttaataaaattacagtaCTATTCTTCTTAAATACTTCGAGTCATATAATGGAAGGTAGGAAACGTCAAAGATGTGTATATGTCACTGCTCGtcaaaaaaagaaacttatagaATTAATGTCGAAACATCCAGAATTAATTTCATGCAAAATTACACaggattttaattataaagattcTCAGCGGCTATGGCAAAATATAGCAAACGAATGTAATGCTATGCCAGGAGCGAGAAAAACGTGGAGGCAGTGGCGAAAAGTACGACTGATCTGTAGTAGTAGACCcctttaaaactaattataattattaacccAATGTTTCTTTCAGTCTTGGCATGATATCCGATCGAAAACCAAAAAACGACAAGCAGAAAAGAATGGTGAACTGCCTCTTCTTACAACAATGCTAACTTCAGCTGAACAAGAGGCTcttggtataaaaaatatatcaacagCCTGTAATTATCAAGAATCTACAGAGTTTGTTACAATGAGTGAGACGCATCAGGAGACTTTCAATGATGAATTATCAGGAGCAACAATCAGTGAGCCGGAATCTCCTCCGGAAACGAAAGTATTCAACTCAAGacctaaaacaaataaagttaaattaaaaccatCGAAACATAGCCCTAAACATTCGAGTTTATGTAACTTTAACTGTGATATGATAGCAGTACAAGAGCAGAGAAAAATTCAGATTAAAGAAGATTacgttaatttcaaaaaagacTATCTTAGACAAAAATTGAAACTATTAAAAGAGCAAACCGAGGCACTGAAAAGTATTGCCAGGGAACTGTCAaagtgatataataataaagagaatttattaatattgctatAAGATCTCAAAAATAAGGCTCTCAATGCAgagtttagaatttaaaaataagtttcttttacacttaaaatattacaacaaaataaagtgATAGTTtgtaaaaacatgtttttcacTCAACCCAAAATTGTTGATAGaattactatatactatatatactgaggtaacataatatgtatatatatatatataactgaacaaatatttatagagaaataaataaaaataaacaatctctaatatatatattataaaagtagttGTACTTCACCAATATGAAATAGTAACTGTGAGCAgcatttttttgatatatctcttggattataaacaaaatttagtagtttttctgtttatcgcgaacagacagacagacagacgcggcgagggactttgtttcat
Protein-coding sequences here:
- the LOC116771503 gene encoding uncharacterized protein LOC116771503 isoform X1 — encoded protein: MEGRKRQRCVYVTARQKKKLIELMSKHPELISCKITQDFNYKDSQRLWQNIANECNAMPGARKTWRQWRKSWHDIRSKTKKRQAEKNGELPLLTTMLTSAEQEALGIKNISTACNYQESTEFVTMSETHQETFNDELSGATISEPESPPETKVFNSRPKTNKVKLKPSKHSPKHSSLCNFNCDMIAVQEQRKIQIKEDYVNFKKDYLRQKLKLLKEQTEALKSIARELSK
- the LOC116771503 gene encoding uncharacterized protein LOC116771503 isoform X2 produces the protein MPGARKTWRQWRKSWHDIRSKTKKRQAEKNGELPLLTTMLTSAEQEALGIKNISTACNYQESTEFVTMSETHQETFNDELSGATISEPESPPETKVFNSRPKTNKVKLKPSKHSPKHSSLCNFNCDMIAVQEQRKIQIKEDYVNFKKDYLRQKLKLLKEQTEALKSIARELSK